AATGTCATTATTGATTACTTGTCTGTTTTCTGCCGAACCTACAACCACTTTGTCCACTACTGGTTAGTCTTTCATGATATAACCTAACAGAATCATGTTGATTACGGCATCATTATATAAAATTATGACTGTTTATATAGCTCCTATCATATATATGGCCAGCGCTACATGGTTTACACTTCTTCCTCGCAGGGATGCCATATTGCCGCTCCGTTTTGCTGGTTCAGGGCTCATCAATTTTGAAATACGTGCTCTGTAAGTTCTCCAGTTGATCTCTGTAACATTTGGAGGACTGGAATGCTGGGAGAGCACGCAAATATCATATCTGTGGTCCCTGTCAGCTATCAGTAGTAGTAGTTAACTGTGAAGTAAACATGAGCGTGGAGGAGCTCTCACGCAAACGGCTGACGTACTTGACCGTAGTTTCTCGTCTGTGATGAAATGTTTCGTTTGGAACCACATACCAGATAGAAATTTGGCCGGTCAGAAATACTGTTGTCAAGTCTACCTGCTATCATCCAGGTTCATGGGATTTGAGGATTTGGGGATTAAGCTCATGATTTAGGGATTCAGAGCGAGGGGCCATGAGAGGAAAGTTAGCCCAATGGTAGAGGTGAATTGGGGAAGGTGGTGGCGGCGGTTTGGGGAGGGTCAAACAGGCTCGTTGAGACGGGGCCACCCGCGATGGATGAGTCTCCGTGCAGAGGAGCTCCTCTGCTGTTGTGTCCTAGGAAAACCAGATATTTGTTTGTCTTCAGTGCCCTCCTATGTTTATTTGAGTTGACAAATCGCATTTATTCTTCATCGGATCCTGTCAGCTGTTCTGCTCCGTCCCATAATAAGTGTATGTGTATTTTTAGAgtttaaaatttatcataaaaTAAGTGCATATTTAGGAATAGGATCACCTAACTTTAGTTGTTTTTTTCCACGTTCTCTTCTTTCAAAGTGCAATAATTATATCTTTATAGGGTATATATGTAATTTCTCACTAACATTGATCTCTTCACCCAAACTCTAGAAGTGCAGTTATTTTGGGACATATGGAAGTACTCGTCATTCATGCCATGCCGATATTTTGGTTGATATTCGTATTCATATGGCCTTAAAAAAAACCGAATGCTTGAACAGCAAACCCGCAATAGCGAACGGCAACGCTACACGCATGAAGTGTGAGATGCGTTACGGCAGTTACAGATGGGTCGCTTCGAGATTCATCCGCCGGGTCCATTTTTCAACCGCCCTACCAACGCCTGCGACCGTCGGGATCCGACGAGGCCGCGCCGGCCGAGCGGCGGAAAGCGCGGGCCACGACCTCACAGAAACCGGCGGTGACGTACTGACGTCTCGGCTCTTGGCACCCGGCGGACGCGAGCACGCGACACGCCACTACGCCACGGAGGAGGAGATGGGGGAGCTGGGCCTGGTCGAATCCGGGGTTCCGTCTTCCGTGCCAGGCCGAACAATCccacgccggcgagctctcgGGCGAGGCAATCACCAAGCACGCAAGCAACCCGCCCAAAAGACCTTGTCCTCGCACGGCTCCCTCCTCCTGCCTCCGTCCGCGCCCACGGTTTCACACTCTCGGTTCCTTCCTCGCGGAAGGCTCCGTTCCGTGCGCCACGCCCGAAGCAACCGCTCGCTCGCCCTCCTCGCCAAACCGCACAGCGCACACCCACCAAAGCCAGACCCCCCAAACCGCTCTAGCCGatggaggtggaggcggcggcggacgagagggggaagaagggcgcgcccggcggcggcgtaggcggcggcgggctcgaGTGGGAGCTCGAGCGGCAGTACGACTTCGAGCGGGAGATGATGCTGatggccgccgcggcgccgggcgccgggccgcagcagcagcggcggcagcggcctTTCACCGCCGATCTGCTCCAGAACTGCGACCTCCCTCCTCCCGCCAAGCTCTTCGGCCCCGTCCCGACCCTGCAGAGGTGAGCGCGCGCCGTCTCCTGCTTTACTCCCCCTCTCGCGCGCGAGGAATCCCCTCGGGGGATTGCATTGCTCAGGATTCAGAATTCAGAGCGCCGCCGTGTTTGGACTTGGAAAGGTTGGAgagcgcggcgggggcggaccAGAAGGgcgacgccgccggcggcggcggcgggaacaaCGACAGCCTGCTTCGCGCGCTGCGCCTGTCGCAgtcgcgcgcgcgggaggcggaggagaAGCTGGCGGCCGCGGGGGCCAGCAACGGGGAGCTCGCGGCGCTGCTGGTGCGGGACTCGGTGGCGCTGTCCGCGCACCGCCGCTGGGTCATGATGCTGGAGGCCGAGAACTCCCTGCTCagaggaggaggcgcgcgcCCCCGCGGCGCGGAGCCGGACccggacgacgacggcgacgcgcggcgcggcggcgggggcgtggCCGCGTGGTGGGTCGCGCTCGCGGTCTGCGTCGGCATCGCCGGCGTCGGGCTCGCGCTCGGCAGGCTCCTCTGCTGAAGCCGTGAGCGTCGTTCTCCCTTCTCCCGGATTTTGTAAAAGCGGAAACCGCGGATCGGAGGATCAATCAAATCCACCACCTTATCCAGGTTAGAACAGTTCATTGGCAATGATAAGGGCGCGCAAGTTTTTCGGAAAACGGAAAATATTACAGCTCGGTAAGAAATTGTGATCGACGCTTAGGCACTCTCTTCTTCTGCTGTAAATCGGGCAGTAAATACTAAATAGGATTGGACTAGAAGCTGCCGTGTCTATCACTGCACGCTTTCGTGAAAAGGGTAAAAGGGAAAAATCTCATGGTCGGAACGGGCCTTTCAGGTTGTCTACATGCCGATGCCTGCCTTCAGGTTCCGGCGATTCCGCGATGATCTTGCTCGGGTCACTTTCGATGGCTTGTCAGTTGTCACCTTGTCTGATCCCAGCGCAGGCGCCATTGACAACGGCATTTCTCTGTGGCTGTACGGCACGGAGTAGAGAGTACAGACGCAACGGAACTCGAATCCTCTGACTTTACAGAGGCAAAAACACCCTAAAAccgaagcaaaaaaaaaaggaaaaaaacgtTGGAGTCATGATGAACAGTATTCGCGATGAGAGACGCTGCTGCCACGGCCCACGGTGCTATTTCGACGCTGCACCTTTTGACACTGCTTCTTCAGGTCAGAGGGTTCCCATTCCAGACGCAGCTAGCTCGATTCGGTTCGATCGTTATctatttattattattattttgttGTGCGTTGGGGCGCAATTTGTGATGAATGGGCGATGATGTACTCATATTTTACTGAGGAAGAAATGTATCACCCCTCTACCTAGGCTTAAAGGAAGTGACTTTTGCTCATCAGGTTACAATTTCAATGACCAACCAAGAGAatttaaatcctaagaaaaaccTCCAAACTCTCGTTCCCTTCTAATAATTCACTTCGAGCAGATGCACCTGCATTAGTTGTGACCTAGGGGGGTGCTTGTCTCTGTGCTTGGCATGGCCAGCCAAATTTTGGCTTCTTCAAGCAAATGCCCACATTTCTCTCACTAACAAAACCTTGACATCTTGGGGTCACAAAACAAAGCAAGCCAAAACACCAGCCGATTTCTATACGTGCAAATTGTTTGCCAACGGTTCCTTAGGTTTCTTATGGTGGAATTTCTCCACCTAGGTTTGAATCATCAACTCACTATTGGTGTTAATATTTTTCTGAATTAATCCCAGGAAGACATGTGATATTCTTTTATTGATACTTGGTAGGCAACATATTTTATAACAACGACGATGATTGTCAGTATCAAGACCTGCCTACCCTGTTTCGGAATTCCTCATGGGAGTAGGGTGTGCAAGCACAACTTCCCTGAACTAGCATGCATGTATCTGCATGTGTTTCAAGAAAAATGTTTGCCCATATTTTGGCTTAGGCCGtgttttttgttttgttttcagTCCCAACGGTAGTATCGTCTTAACCATGCACCTGATCTATGATCCCTTTTTGTAATTGTATTAATTGCAGCTAAACCTACAAATTTATTAACTATGCTTTGGAATAAAAAGTAGTGACACGTACGCCCTACGTCTCGTACTCAAAACTCTGAAGGTCTGGCGCCGTTGTAACTGAAACACCATTTTGCCTCCCAGTTGTGGCGCTGTCTTACTTTTACGTGGCCACTGACCAAGCATCCGTTTTTCAGCAAacatgccccaaaacatgcCCCGGTCACGACTGATCAGCCCCGCCCAATCGCGTTCTCAGTTCTTTTGTGCAAAGTAATCTCCCTCCTTTGAAGTCTTATCGATTCTGCCATGCCCAGGCGGCCAGGCACTTCTCTACTCCCTCCCGGTGCGTGCTCCCATCCAAACGGAAGCAGGTCGCGGTCGTCGATGGGCCGGCCGGGCCGGGGGTTGGTGGCGCGGCCACCACCTGCTCCCCTTCGCTACCTGCACTTGGACACGCCCTCACCGTCAACCAACGGCGACGCCATTGCCAGCCGCCagccaaaaaaagaaaaaaaggacgAAACTCTGAAGTCTCTGAAGTTTCTAGCCCGCACAGCACGGTATGCGTCCTGACGTTGTCGCGCGAGCGTGCAAGCGAAGGCCTGATGCCTTGACTGCGTCGCCAAGCGAAGGCCGGCTTTTCACTGCTCTCGAGCTTCTGAAATTCTGAATTTCTGATGGCGCTGAGCATGTGGCGTCGCATTGACTTTGAACGAAGATATTGTGATGTTTCGGCCGGTGATGGTCACGTCCGTGTCTTGTCTATTTGCCTGTGGTTTTTCTCAGCCCTTGAAGGCTTGAACAGCATAGCGATAGGCAGAATTGGCAGTACTCCCCTTTCGGTTTCAGACCGTTGTGCAGCGCATCAGGTAGCTTCCTTGTTAGAAATCTAGGAAAATTGACTCTACGTTTGTAGATTTTTTTTCCAACTTTGCACGGTTACCCCAGCTTTGGCGAAATAATGTACCGTTGCCCCTGATTTTGCCTACTTTCAGTGGCGGAGGGCCCAGTGTGGCGAGATGTGGCGCTCGACATACCTCGGTCCGGGCCAGCCCAACTAAAGAAAAATCTAACCCTATCCCCAGTTCCCCACTCTGCAGCTCTGCTCCCGagtccgcacgccgccgcccccgcacgccgctcgcccgccgcccgcagccccgcgcgccgccggccgccgctcgccgccgcagccccgcgcccccgcccccgcccgcccgcagccccgccaCACCTAAAATTTTCGGCATCCTCCGCCGCTGCCTACTTTGATGGCAAAAGGTGGCAAAACCGAGGACAACGATGCGTTGACTTGGTTGAAACAGGGGTAATTGTGCAGagtgaaaaaaaagagaggacaAATGTGCTGTTGGAGATCAAAGTTGGGACAGAATTCCAAATGGCCCAAAAAAAAATCTAGATGCCTTCTGAATTAAATGGACGGTAATTATGAAAATTGATGAGTAGCTAgtagcttttgaaaatttatgGACGGTATGGATTCTCGGTGTGAATGCGGAATGAACTGTCTAATGTTTTCTGAGTCGTTCAAAATAAAGGTATtagcttttcaaaaaaaaaggtaTTATTAATTCATAGCAGCTTGCTTATTCCACTTTCACTGACTCGCAACGTTGCTCCAGCGCCAAGCTTCAACGACGGCTAACACGGACGTGCAGTCCAAGCCAGGGCTGCTGAAACTATTGGCACCATGCAGCAAACATTCCTGAAGCCGCAGGAGAGGCCTCATGACAAATTCCAATCCAGGAAACCTATCTGCAACCGCACGCCACAAAAATAAATAGATAAATTCTTCTCTGAAGTTGCCTTTCTTCAGAAATATCCATCCTCGATGAATTATTACACGGCCCTGAAATAATTCGGCTCCTGATCGAGACGAAGCCTGACCTGCTCAACTGAACTGCAGCAGACCGGTCCGTTGGCACATCCCTCTGCACACCCACCGCCTGTGATGTCGCCGAGACGGCGTCGTCTTCCTCCTTTCGGTCAATGCGTTAGGTGAAAAAGGAGCTGGCGTCCTTTACACACGCCCGATTGGTACTAGGCCATGGCTTGCTCGCCGTCGCCTGGATAAGATTACCTATGATTAGGTCAGCGATTAGTTCGTAAGAGAGGTCGCCTTGCAACGCGACGCCGAATCAGAGGTTTAACTATTTCCCTCGAGCTCCGGGAAGGTTAGTTTCGCCTCTTTGTAACAGTGGCCTGCTAGCCTTTTGACAAATGGTGAATCAGCAGGCACTGcttgctgcttcttcttcttcatcgacAGAGACGTTCCAGGCAGCGGGCTGCCATGTCCATGCTGAAATTGCGCAGAGGATAGGCAGGCTGTTTCAAAAAAAAGTAGCAGAGAGGAAGGTAGATGCTGCATGCGCCACTACTGCGGCGGCGGCTATGCAATCCGTTAGTGCCATCGAGCTTTGACATCGGTTCTCTTCTCCAACTACTCCATCATGCTGCTCCCTTTCTTTAATCCATCGACACCTTCCGTTCGTTAATCTGTGCTGCGTGTTCGGTGACAAGCGCATGGAGGTCCAGCCGTCTAGAAGTACTGAACCATGGACAATCATTAGAAAAATAGGGCCAGTGACACAGTGTAAACGAATTAGTTGAATCGATCCCCATGTATGGCCGGGAACGCATGCATGGATGGATGCTGCGGCAAGAGATAACGATCATTGACGACGACCCTCACCTACCATACGCGATGGATCAACTCGATCGGGGCTGGAAATGAAGAGGAGGACAGCGACAGGTTCCTGAAAACCACTTGGGCACTTGCCCAGCTCCGGCGAACCAGCACGGAAAGGCAGCGTCCTGATCTCCGGCGATCCATTCCGCCGTTCAAAGGCAAGGCGTTTTTATTTTAAGGGAATGTGGCATGAGATCATCTCCTAATCTTTGCATTTCGTCCCGGATGCGCAAAATCTTTGGAGGACTGGGGATTAAAATACTAGTTGTAGCATGGAGATCATCAAGAAATCTTTGAACGAGCAGCGCGTACAAATTCAACGCGAGCTGTTTTCACACCTGCGATCGGTGATGATGGGTTTcgcaaaaaagaaaggaaaagattGGTGATGATGGGGGAGAGCGAAAAGTTCAAACCTTGAGACGACGAAGGTGAGGGAGAAGGAGCCCAAGCGTGGACCAACGACCACTCCTGTTACCCTGCACCCGCGCCGCGTCTAAAATTCCATGAGAACCATGTGGTGTGGCGCTATAAAAAGGGGACCCCTGCAACCTGCCCTGCCCATCCAGCCACCGTGCAAACCCAGTCACAAGACAGAGACATCGCTAAAGCTCCACCAGCTGCTTcgtctcgtgcacgagctcgaTCTCCTCCTAGCTAGCTGCAGCAGCCTCTGCCGCCATGGCGTCCCGTTCCGCTCTGATCGCGCTGCTCGTCGTCGTGAGCTGCGCCGCGGCGGCCTCGGCGGCCCCGTGGACCGTCGGCGACGCGCAGGGGTGGACTCTTGGCGGCGACTACGCCACCTGGGCCAGGGGCAAGAACTTCTCGGTCGGAGACACGCTCGGTGAGTGCTCTGCCCTCCGCAAGCTAGCTGCTACTGGTTACTCGTGAACTATTCGGCCTCTCGTGCATCTTCTTCCCTTCTGAAATCACATGCTTCACCGTTAACTTTTGCAACGTGCAATGAAGAGAGAATTACAATGAAAAAAGAAACGATCACCGTtaactttttttttcaaattacTTGCTTAGTACAGCACATGAACATTTCTTGATTTCTTCTCTGTTCGCTAAGCACACAAAAAAACAAGACATCGCTGCAGTGATAAAATAGCAGAGCCGTATTTTTAAGTTTACAAGTAATCGTGCAGAATTACGACCTGGAATTTTAATCTGATAattttttttctctccctcccctcctGCAGTGTTCAACTTCGCCACCGGGAACCACGATGTGCTGGTGGTCTCCAAGAGCGACTACGACAACTGCAACACCGGCAGCGCCATGAACACCATCCAGACCGGCCCAGCCACCGTCACCCTCAGCTCCGCCGGCGACCACTACTACATCTGCGGCATCGGCACCCACTGCAGCGGCGGCATGAAGCTCGCCGTCAACgtcggctccggctccggctccccctccccctcgacgccgtccgcccccggcacccccacgcccaccacccccgccggcccctccccgagcgccgcgcccgcgcgccgcgcggccggccccgccctcgccgtcgccgccggcgtgctCCTCAAGCTCGCCATGTTCTGATCGGCGGTCGCCACCGAGATGTACGGCGCGGCCTGGCTGTTTGCGTGGCCAGAGTAGAGGCAGTGCAGGATTATTACTATTATTCTTGAGCGTTCCGATCTGACGGCCGGCGTGTACCTACTGTTGATGATGCTAGCTTTTGCTGTTCTGCTTTGTGTTCGATCATTTGCGAGTGGTAGTAGTTGGTGACCTGTAATAATTTCATTGTTTTCGCCTCCATGGATATAATTTGCATGACTTCTTTATGACATGATCGTTCCTACATGTTGCTTTTATCACGGTGTTTAATTAAGGTGACACTATAGTCCAACTTGCTCTAGATGCAAGCTGAACTTTCTTTTTGCTGGAGAAAAAAAAACTCGGAAAAGTTTGGTGTCCTTGACTTGCTCAAAAGTTAGTTTTTAGAAGCTTAGGCTTAGAACCGGAGCTAGAGCTCGACCAAGCAGACGCAAAAGTAACAGTAGCACACAATAGGCACCTCCTTCGGAGAGCACAACGGACGGATTAGTAGTCATGCTGAGAAAAGCATTAGGTGATGCTGGACCTGCCGTTCTACATGTTAGACTTTGGTTCGATGGCGAGAGTGATTCGGGCGGTTGTTGGGTTAGGTAGCAATGACGGGACTAGCTAGACTCGGGAAAAGGGTCTTGGAAGAATGCGCGGAAAACCATGCCGGGTGACAGTGATTTCGTTTGGACGGTACGTGTCGCTACAGGCTCTTCTCAAGGACCAAAATGTACGTCGCCAAACATGTGTTACGACGACACATCTTTGCGAAAGCAGGCAGCCAAAAGCACGGAGGAGCCCTGCTC
The Panicum hallii strain FIL2 chromosome 6, PHallii_v3.1, whole genome shotgun sequence genome window above contains:
- the LOC112896656 gene encoding uncharacterized protein LOC112896656, whose product is MEVEAAADERGKKGAPGGGVGGGGLEWELERQYDFEREMMLMAAAAPGAGPQQQRRQRPFTADLLQNCDLPPPAKLFGPVPTLQRLESAAGADQKGDAAGGGGGNNDSLLRALRLSQSRAREAEEKLAAAGASNGELAALLVRDSVALSAHRRWVMMLEAENSLLRGGGARPRGAEPDPDDDGDARRGGGGVAAWWVALAVCVGIAGVGLALGRLLC
- the LOC112897024 gene encoding blue copper protein-like; the protein is MASRSALIALLVVVSCAAAASAAPWTVGDAQGWTLGGDYATWARGKNFSVGDTLVFNFATGNHDVLVVSKSDYDNCNTGSAMNTIQTGPATVTLSSAGDHYYICGIGTHCSGGMKLAVNVGSGSGSPSPSTPSAPGTPTPTTPAGPSPSAAPARRAAGPALAVAAGVLLKLAMF